A stretch of Aeromicrobium tamlense DNA encodes these proteins:
- a CDS encoding TraM recognition domain-containing protein, which yields MNTRGRGIDDTLVNLGLMTVAVLGLICAVLRLAGGVAAWFTGAESPTVGWAGAAGVLTDPRHPATVLGSERLSPWAYWSVVAAMGAMVTACALLTWTRVNAWRHRSRHDLRRLEGVATSSDVKTAASRRALLARAHTLRPSLSKPAAASVGYRLGRSRGHDVWASVEDSILVLGPPRSGKGLHVVINTILDAPGAVITTATRPDNVAATLMTRQERGPVAIFDPQRLAEGLPAGLRWSPVRGCEDPLTAMIRAAGLASATGLATGGVESGGFWEGKTRTALQALLHAAALDDRTPRELFTWTLSPSSASDAVAILASHSDAAAGWADSLESMIHADPRTRDSIWMGVSLALSCLADPRVLDAVTPGSGEHFDPTEFLTHDGTLYLLATGAGAGASWSLVAAFIEDLVETARHLAAASPGARLDPPLLLALDEIGNLSPLPSLPVLMAEGGGTGITTLPVLQSQSQARDKWGDHAAGAIWDASIVKVILGGSSSAADLRDLSSLIGERDENSDTISVGDYGSRSMQRSIRRVPVLPPETIRTLPFGTALLLLRSAPPLVTELRPWTSRPDADRLTQQRASIEATLRRR from the coding sequence GTGAATACACGAGGTCGCGGCATCGACGACACGCTCGTGAACCTCGGCCTGATGACCGTCGCCGTGCTCGGCCTGATCTGTGCCGTACTGCGTCTGGCGGGCGGCGTGGCCGCGTGGTTCACCGGTGCCGAGTCCCCCACGGTGGGATGGGCGGGCGCCGCTGGCGTGCTGACCGATCCGCGCCACCCCGCAACCGTCCTCGGCTCGGAGCGACTCTCCCCGTGGGCGTACTGGTCCGTGGTCGCCGCGATGGGCGCCATGGTGACCGCCTGCGCGCTGCTGACGTGGACCCGCGTCAACGCCTGGCGCCACCGGTCACGGCACGATCTGCGGCGCCTCGAGGGAGTCGCCACCAGCAGCGACGTGAAGACAGCGGCCTCCCGCCGGGCCCTCCTGGCACGAGCCCACACACTGCGCCCCTCCCTGAGCAAGCCAGCGGCCGCCTCCGTCGGCTACCGACTCGGCCGATCCCGCGGACACGACGTGTGGGCCTCAGTGGAGGACTCGATCCTGGTCCTCGGCCCACCCCGGTCAGGCAAGGGACTCCACGTGGTGATCAACACGATCTTGGATGCTCCCGGGGCAGTCATCACGACCGCCACCCGGCCCGACAACGTCGCGGCGACCCTCATGACACGTCAGGAACGGGGACCGGTCGCGATCTTCGATCCACAACGCCTCGCCGAAGGTCTCCCGGCGGGGCTGCGTTGGTCTCCGGTTCGTGGGTGCGAGGACCCGCTGACCGCGATGATCCGCGCCGCCGGGCTCGCCTCGGCGACTGGTCTGGCGACCGGCGGCGTGGAGTCCGGCGGCTTCTGGGAGGGCAAGACCCGCACCGCTCTCCAGGCGTTGCTGCACGCCGCCGCGCTCGACGACCGCACCCCGCGCGAACTGTTCACCTGGACGTTGTCACCGTCGTCGGCGTCCGACGCGGTCGCGATCCTCGCCAGCCACTCCGATGCCGCAGCCGGCTGGGCCGACTCGCTCGAATCGATGATCCACGCCGACCCGCGCACCCGCGACTCGATCTGGATGGGCGTGTCCCTCGCACTGTCGTGTCTGGCCGATCCCCGCGTCCTGGACGCGGTCACGCCAGGCTCGGGCGAGCACTTCGATCCCACCGAGTTCCTCACCCACGACGGAACCCTGTACCTGTTGGCCACCGGAGCCGGCGCCGGCGCGTCCTGGTCACTCGTCGCGGCGTTCATCGAGGACCTCGTCGAGACCGCTCGACATCTCGCCGCTGCGTCCCCCGGCGCGCGGCTCGACCCTCCGCTCCTGCTGGCCTTGGACGAGATCGGCAACCTGTCGCCCCTGCCCTCGCTGCCAGTGCTGATGGCCGAAGGCGGCGGCACCGGCATCACCACCCTCCCGGTGCTGCAGTCCCAGTCTCAAGCACGGGACAAGTGGGGCGACCACGCCGCGGGCGCGATCTGGGACGCGTCGATCGTCAAGGTCATCCTCGGCGGCAGCTCCTCGGCAGCTGACCTGCGCGACCTCTCCTCGCTGATCGGCGAACGCGACGAGAACTCGGACACCATCTCGGTCGGCGACTACGGTTCGCGGTCCATGCAGCGGTCCATCCGGCGCGTGCCGGTACTGCCACCAGAGACCATCAGGACACTGCCATTCGGCACCGCGCTCCTGCTCCTGCGCAGCGCGCCCCCACTGGTCACCGAGCTCCGGCCGTGGACCAGCCGGCCCGACGCGGACCGACTCACCCAGCAACGCGCGAGCATCGAAGCAACGCTGCGCCGCCGCTGA
- a CDS encoding sunset domain-containing protein — protein MRRILALLLAFPLMFGLVSLGSSPAQAAPRKVPAAKLLKMLKVADERRADWYDRDDWDHWVIKKGKCDTREQVLRTESRKKVKKTKNCSVKRGVWVNEYNGRKSKSARSLDIDHRVALAEAWRSGGYRWNANMRRGFANDIKYKHSLLAVGRSTNQAKGSLDPADWEPRVGKCRYAARWVAVKWRWNLTVDPVEKKALDHRLKACGKDRTMVEKPTKGKPEAKKKKKKKSGGGGGGGSKPPVSEWDCPSSHPIKGNASSMIYHVPGGAYYDRTKPEECFATEGAAKAAGYRKSQR, from the coding sequence ATGCGCCGGATTCTCGCTCTGCTTCTTGCATTCCCGTTGATGTTTGGGCTCGTCTCCCTCGGGTCGAGTCCTGCCCAGGCGGCACCGAGGAAGGTGCCCGCGGCCAAGCTCCTCAAGATGTTGAAGGTCGCCGATGAGCGTCGTGCCGATTGGTACGACCGTGATGACTGGGACCACTGGGTCATCAAGAAGGGCAAGTGCGACACCCGTGAGCAGGTGCTCAGGACGGAGTCGCGCAAGAAGGTCAAGAAGACTAAGAACTGCTCCGTGAAGAGGGGCGTGTGGGTGAACGAGTACAACGGTCGCAAGAGCAAGTCCGCTCGCTCGCTGGACATCGACCACCGCGTCGCGCTCGCAGAGGCGTGGCGTTCCGGCGGCTACCGCTGGAACGCGAACATGCGGCGAGGATTTGCCAACGACATCAAGTACAAGCACTCGCTGCTGGCCGTTGGCCGCAGCACGAACCAGGCCAAGGGCAGTCTCGACCCAGCGGACTGGGAGCCCCGGGTCGGCAAGTGCCGTTACGCGGCGCGCTGGGTCGCGGTGAAGTGGCGTTGGAACCTGACCGTCGACCCGGTCGAGAAGAAGGCCCTGGATCACCGGCTCAAGGCGTGCGGCAAGGACCGCACGATGGTGGAGAAGCCGACCAAGGGCAAGCCCGAGGCCAAGAAGAAGAAAAAGAAGAAGTCCGGTGGCGGTGGCGGTGGCGGCAGCAAGCCCCCCGTGTCTGAGTGGGACTGCCCGTCCAGCCACCCAATCAAAGGCAACGCGAGCTCGATGATCTACCACGTCCCCGGCGGCGCGTACTACGACCGCACCAAGCCCGAGGAGTGCTTCGCGACGGAGGGTGCGGCGAAGGCTGCGGGATATCGAAAGTCTCAGCGGTAG
- a CDS encoding DUF445 domain-containing protein translates to MTDVMSPVLPMTGDDEARRAGLRRMRTLATSLLVVAAIVFALTHGRDGAWGYVNAASEAAMVGAIADWFAVTALFRHPLGLPIPHTALIPRKKDQLAASLQDFVSENFLREDVIRDRIAAAGPAERVGAWIGVPGRAHRLVDEGARVASDLLGRVKEEDVQAVVTELIVPRMLEEPLSPAVGQLLAEVLDEGAHTGLVDLGLDELHGWLQRHPERITDLIIARAPDWAPRWANTLIAERLFREVLTWVEDIRDDPRHDARIALDHWLVALAHDLQHDPEAMERAERLKERLLTQTKAATTAVKLWDSFRRGLIDALAAEDGVLRRRVVEEIETLGERLQSDPALAARIDGWAGDAAAYVVEHYGSEIATVISATVERWDGQETAERIELHVGRDLQFIRINGTVVGGLAGLVIHAVAQVL, encoded by the coding sequence ATGACGGATGTGATGAGCCCGGTGCTGCCGATGACGGGCGACGACGAGGCGCGGCGCGCGGGCCTGCGGCGCATGCGGACGCTGGCCACGTCGCTGCTCGTCGTCGCCGCGATCGTCTTCGCGCTGACGCACGGTCGCGACGGGGCGTGGGGATACGTGAACGCGGCGTCCGAGGCTGCGATGGTCGGCGCGATCGCGGACTGGTTCGCCGTCACGGCGCTGTTCCGGCACCCGCTGGGGCTGCCGATCCCGCACACGGCGCTCATCCCGCGGAAGAAGGACCAGCTCGCCGCGAGCCTGCAGGACTTCGTCTCGGAGAACTTCCTGCGCGAGGACGTCATCCGCGACCGGATCGCCGCCGCCGGCCCGGCCGAGCGTGTCGGCGCGTGGATCGGCGTGCCGGGTCGCGCGCACCGGCTCGTCGACGAGGGCGCTCGCGTCGCCTCGGACCTGCTCGGGCGGGTCAAGGAGGAGGACGTGCAGGCGGTGGTCACCGAGCTGATCGTGCCGCGCATGCTCGAGGAGCCGTTGAGCCCCGCGGTGGGCCAGCTGCTGGCGGAAGTCCTCGACGAAGGGGCGCACACGGGACTGGTCGACCTCGGCCTGGACGAGCTGCACGGCTGGCTGCAGCGTCACCCCGAGCGCATCACCGACCTGATCATCGCCCGCGCGCCCGACTGGGCCCCGCGCTGGGCGAACACGCTGATCGCCGAGCGGCTGTTCCGCGAGGTGCTCACGTGGGTGGAGGACATCCGCGACGATCCGCGCCACGACGCCCGGATCGCGCTGGACCACTGGCTGGTCGCGCTCGCGCACGACCTGCAGCACGACCCCGAGGCGATGGAGCGGGCCGAGCGCCTCAAGGAGCGTCTGCTGACCCAGACGAAGGCCGCCACGACCGCCGTGAAGCTGTGGGACTCGTTCCGCCGCGGACTGATCGATGCGCTCGCCGCCGAGGACGGCGTGCTGCGTCGTCGGGTGGTCGAGGAGATCGAGACCCTGGGGGAGCGGCTGCAGTCCGACCCCGCCCTCGCCGCCCGCATCGACGGCTGGGCCGGCGACGCCGCGGCCTACGTGGTCGAGCACTACGGATCCGAGATCGCCACGGTCATCTCGGCGACGGTCGAGCGGTGGGACGGGCAGGAGACCGCCGAGCGCATCGAGCTGCACGTCGGCCGCGACCTGCAGTTCATCCGCATCAACGGCACGGTCGTCGGAGGCCTCGCGGGACTCGTCATCCACGCCGTCGCGCAGGTCCTGTGA
- a CDS encoding ArdC family protein, with protein sequence MRTHVNDGLTHEAKLETLQKQLTEAVGALVTGDDWRRALEFAARFRARSFNNTLLICAQHQAAYAEGRVPESFPTYVAGFRQWLSLGRHVDKGQSGYAILAPVTARFASSVPSDGSSWRRLGRGERPRAGETVRSRMVGLRPAHVWDVSQTSGQPLPEQPRATLLTGLAPEGLWDGLADQITARGFGLRLVSTATAIGGANGLTDYATREVSVRMDMDDAAQVKTLAHELGHVMLHGRDNADALLHRGVAEVEAESVALMVGAAHELDTRSYTVPYVASWASSVDGKSAVEVVQSTAERVRTAAATILDALPTSQIADGTPPGLDRRTPVPGPPTRSPEIACRRAVEVTGP encoded by the coding sequence ATGAGGACGCACGTGAACGATGGGCTGACGCATGAGGCGAAGCTCGAGACGCTGCAGAAGCAGCTCACCGAGGCAGTCGGTGCGCTGGTGACCGGCGATGACTGGCGACGCGCGCTGGAGTTCGCGGCCCGGTTCCGCGCTCGTTCGTTCAACAACACGCTGTTGATCTGCGCGCAGCATCAGGCCGCGTATGCCGAGGGGCGGGTGCCCGAATCCTTCCCGACCTACGTGGCGGGTTTCAGGCAATGGCTCTCGCTGGGCCGACATGTCGACAAGGGCCAGTCCGGGTATGCGATTCTCGCTCCGGTGACCGCCCGATTCGCGTCGTCCGTACCGAGCGACGGCAGCTCGTGGCGTCGTCTCGGTCGCGGTGAACGACCCAGGGCTGGGGAGACCGTTCGGTCCCGGATGGTCGGGCTACGGCCGGCGCACGTGTGGGACGTGTCGCAGACCAGCGGCCAGCCACTGCCAGAACAGCCTCGCGCGACGCTGCTCACCGGGCTCGCGCCCGAAGGACTGTGGGACGGTCTCGCCGACCAGATCACCGCGCGGGGGTTCGGTCTGCGCCTCGTGTCGACCGCCACGGCGATCGGCGGTGCGAACGGGCTGACGGACTACGCCACCCGGGAGGTGTCGGTGCGGATGGACATGGACGATGCTGCCCAGGTCAAGACGCTGGCGCACGAGCTGGGTCATGTGATGCTGCACGGACGCGACAACGCGGACGCCCTGCTGCATCGCGGTGTCGCTGAAGTGGAGGCCGAGTCGGTCGCGCTCATGGTCGGCGCGGCACACGAGCTGGACACACGGAGCTACACCGTCCCGTACGTGGCCTCCTGGGCGTCCAGCGTCGACGGTAAGTCCGCGGTCGAGGTGGTTCAGTCCACCGCCGAGCGGGTCCGCACCGCGGCCGCCACCATCCTCGATGCACTGCCCACTTCGCAGATCGCAGACGGAACCCCGCCTGGCCTCGACCGGCGGACACCCGTGCCAGGTCCGCCGACGCGCAGCCCCGAGATCGCCTGCCGTCGGGCCGTGGAGGTGACCGGACCATGA
- a CDS encoding helix-turn-helix domain-containing protein encodes MTVGDHLLTIAEAAAYLNVPPRWVSDAVRARRIRCTRIGKHVRIRPEHLEELIIAGEQPVLEPATSVDSLRRPSSARSRL; translated from the coding sequence ATGACTGTCGGTGACCACCTGCTCACAATCGCGGAGGCCGCGGCGTACCTGAACGTTCCGCCGCGCTGGGTCTCGGACGCCGTCCGGGCGCGCCGCATCCGCTGTACACGGATCGGCAAACACGTTCGGATCCGGCCGGAGCATTTGGAGGAGCTGATCATCGCTGGAGAGCAGCCCGTGCTCGAACCGGCGACGAGCGTTGATTCGCTCAGGCGTCCTTCGAGCGCGCGATCGCGACTGTGA
- a CDS encoding single-stranded DNA-binding protein translates to MTIPTQMSMHGFIATAPELSFTSTGAARFHARVGVEQFRKETDGTFTRLDPAFADLVMFNKTAERAYSRFRVGDQFVASGYVHQYDRDTNQRTLEQFVARRIGHDCARTRYSVDRSPTHQPDPPADPMTVTDTSTAVGL, encoded by the coding sequence ATGACCATTCCTACCCAGATGAGCATGCACGGGTTCATCGCCACCGCTCCCGAGCTGAGCTTCACCAGCACCGGCGCAGCCCGGTTCCACGCCCGCGTCGGCGTCGAGCAGTTCCGCAAGGAGACCGACGGGACCTTCACCCGACTCGACCCCGCGTTCGCGGACCTGGTGATGTTCAACAAGACCGCCGAGCGCGCCTACTCGCGCTTCCGCGTCGGCGACCAGTTCGTCGCCTCCGGCTACGTCCACCAGTACGACCGAGACACCAACCAGCGAACCCTCGAACAGTTCGTCGCCCGTCGCATCGGCCACGACTGCGCCCGCACCCGCTACAGCGTCGACCGCTCCCCTACCCACCAGCCCGATCCCCCGGCCGACCCGATGACCGTCACCGACACGTCCACCGCCGTGGGCCTCTGA
- a CDS encoding VirB4 family type IV secretion system protein: MKRRTDDRILSTVLVSPPRERRGRRHARKDAAKSLIAGAIAEQKALGRAYARELQAEQNAAEFLPRSGESGPAALRTPGRLRLPRHQDTSATLAGAYPFLAEGGTGSEGVFVGQDLYSGSSFVYDPWVLYSRGMITAPNVVIAGIVGAGKSSLAKSLYTRSIPFGRRVYVPGDPKGEHTAVAEAVGGKAIALGHGMATRLNPLDEGHRPADLDDTEWRAQLAARRRDLLGALAETVLERRLTPLEHTALDVALEDTVRSSDVPVLPMVVDRLLSPTARADPASRLTEDGRLAGHALRRLVAGDLAGLFDGPSTVRFDPTLPMVSLDLSRVSENATLISVLMTCASAWMESALLDPTGGQRWVIYDEAWRLMAHPALLRRMDAHWRLARHYGIANMLIFHKLSDLDNVGDQGSAMRALASSLLANAETRIVYRQESDQLGSAAAALGLTGTEEALLPTLGTGQGLWRIKHRSFVVQHQLHPAELALFDTAGRMHAQRPEHLENEDSTRGDGDR, encoded by the coding sequence GTGAAGCGGCGGACCGACGACCGGATCCTCAGCACCGTGCTGGTCTCCCCACCGCGCGAGCGGCGAGGCAGACGCCACGCCAGAAAGGACGCGGCGAAGAGTCTCATCGCGGGCGCGATCGCCGAACAGAAAGCGCTCGGGCGCGCCTACGCGCGGGAACTACAGGCCGAGCAGAACGCAGCAGAGTTCCTCCCCCGGTCCGGCGAGTCCGGACCGGCGGCGTTGCGGACGCCCGGACGGTTGCGGTTGCCTCGCCACCAAGACACCTCGGCGACCCTGGCCGGCGCCTACCCGTTCCTGGCCGAAGGCGGGACCGGCAGCGAGGGTGTGTTTGTCGGCCAGGACCTCTACAGCGGAAGCTCCTTCGTCTACGACCCGTGGGTCCTGTATTCGCGCGGCATGATCACCGCCCCGAACGTGGTGATCGCCGGCATCGTCGGTGCCGGAAAGTCATCCCTGGCCAAGAGCCTCTACACCCGATCCATCCCGTTTGGCCGCCGCGTCTACGTGCCCGGCGACCCCAAGGGCGAGCACACGGCCGTCGCCGAAGCCGTCGGCGGCAAAGCGATCGCGCTCGGACACGGCATGGCGACCCGACTCAACCCCCTCGACGAGGGACACCGTCCCGCAGACCTCGACGACACCGAGTGGAGAGCGCAACTCGCGGCGCGGCGCCGCGATCTACTCGGAGCGCTTGCGGAGACCGTGCTCGAGCGCCGCCTCACGCCACTGGAGCACACCGCCCTCGACGTCGCCCTAGAGGACACCGTCCGATCATCGGACGTGCCGGTGCTGCCGATGGTCGTCGACCGCCTGCTGTCCCCGACCGCACGAGCCGACCCGGCCAGCCGGTTGACCGAGGACGGTCGCTTGGCCGGTCACGCCCTGCGGAGGCTGGTCGCCGGGGACCTGGCCGGGCTGTTCGATGGGCCATCCACGGTCCGATTCGATCCGACCCTGCCGATGGTGTCGCTCGACCTGTCGCGGGTGTCGGAGAACGCAACCCTGATCTCGGTGCTGATGACCTGCGCGTCGGCGTGGATGGAGTCCGCCCTGCTCGACCCGACGGGAGGGCAACGCTGGGTCATCTACGACGAGGCGTGGCGGCTGATGGCGCACCCGGCGCTGCTGCGCCGTATGGATGCTCACTGGCGTCTCGCGCGGCACTACGGGATCGCGAACATGCTGATCTTCCACAAGCTGTCGGACCTAGACAACGTGGGTGACCAAGGCTCGGCGATGCGCGCCCTGGCCTCGAGCCTGCTGGCCAACGCGGAGACCCGCATCGTCTACCGCCAGGAGTCCGACCAGCTGGGGTCCGCCGCGGCCGCGCTGGGACTGACCGGCACCGAGGAGGCGCTGCTGCCGACCCTCGGGACAGGGCAAGGGCTGTGGCGGATCAAGCACCGCTCGTTCGTCGTGCAGCACCAGCTGCATCCAGCCGAGCTCGCGCTGTTCGACACCGCAGGCCGGATGCATGCGCAGCGACCTGAGCACCTGGAGAACGAGGACTCGACCCGAGGCGATGGTGACCGATGA
- a CDS encoding helix-turn-helix domain-containing protein — protein MGTTKRLPVYVSLEETADMLSVSTRTIRRRISDGTIPAYHCGKRHIRIRLDDLENALERIPAVGW, from the coding sequence ATGGGAACAACGAAACGACTGCCGGTCTACGTCAGCCTGGAGGAAACCGCAGACATGCTCTCTGTGTCCACGAGGACGATCCGCCGGCGCATCAGTGACGGGACGATCCCGGCGTATCACTGCGGCAAACGTCACATCAGGATCAGGCTGGACGATCTTGAGAACGCTCTCGAACGCATCCCGGCGGTGGGCTGGTGA
- a CDS encoding FRG domain-containing protein — protein MFPTMYASGLRRHDGKPASEAERAALAAAIGEYITSLAAADCRCGEGPFPFGTAHRCAEQIARGPAGPLVGSTFRAVVEPLLQHYGIRTRWLDVVDNIWIALWFACHTEETAGVRHAFHARRSPDAERAAKGPSEDRGTDFPTPMAYVAVLDTGRLRPTNIPGYSIGEESRIVDLRYAVPSVYLRPHAQHGLLVAPAKLLPGDDGALTHRVVAYIEIPLMDALDWLGSGVMTSPFVLFPPAVSDHGYRRLLDYATNPPGALGAVKIYGPGA, from the coding sequence ATGTTCCCGACTATGTATGCGTCGGGCCTAAGGAGGCACGACGGCAAGCCGGCCTCTGAAGCGGAGCGCGCGGCGTTGGCTGCCGCTATCGGTGAGTACATCACGTCACTCGCCGCTGCCGATTGTCGGTGTGGGGAGGGGCCCTTCCCATTCGGGACTGCCCATCGTTGTGCCGAACAGATCGCCCGCGGCCCTGCAGGCCCGCTAGTGGGTAGCACTTTCAGGGCCGTCGTTGAGCCGCTCCTGCAGCACTACGGGATCCGCACACGCTGGCTCGACGTAGTCGACAACATCTGGATCGCACTGTGGTTCGCGTGTCACACGGAGGAAACCGCTGGCGTGCGTCATGCATTTCACGCGCGGCGATCTCCTGACGCTGAGCGAGCTGCAAAAGGGCCGTCTGAGGATAGAGGGACCGACTTTCCGACGCCGATGGCTTACGTGGCGGTACTTGATACTGGCCGACTCCGACCGACCAACATCCCTGGGTACTCGATTGGCGAGGAATCAAGGATCGTCGACCTTCGTTACGCCGTGCCATCCGTGTATTTGCGCCCGCACGCGCAGCACGGACTTCTTGTCGCACCCGCGAAGCTCTTGCCAGGCGACGATGGGGCCCTCACGCACCGCGTTGTGGCTTACATCGAGATCCCTCTAATGGACGCGCTCGACTGGCTAGGCTCAGGTGTGATGACGAGTCCGTTCGTCCTGTTCCCGCCAGCTGTCAGCGACCACGGGTATCGCAGGCTGCTGGACTACGCCACGAATCCGCCGGGTGCACTTGGCGCGGTCAAGATCTACGGGCCGGGGGCTTAA
- a CDS encoding tyrosine-type recombinase/integrase, which translates to MAWIQKRRRTDGGLSVRVEWRMGGGRSGVRQDETFSAGTDAQNLARAEGFKKMVEAAGSRWPDGWVKGEGFVRSPADHYVPPPYFAEVAEEYVRQIVDLSPGQRKRYLSQVKVLERTDVRGARIFHRRVDAISEKDIKAWLIDWDRSIKTKANYHGLLFGIFTYAKEEGQVDVNPCARTAPKRSRIRQSQADLRFLTEDEFRIAAQLAADAQDLLTLTVGTGLRFGEVTALWCSDIDLEHGTVRVNKAWKRDGEDGETETPGWLKKLVRPKHAMRGHHLGNPKTPKSRRTVTIAPALVDLLRPLVEGRPADDVLFLSPTGLAIHNSDFYERVWQPLQRDLQASGIAPFRFHDLRHTHVAWLIAGGAPLPHIQARLGHESITTTIDTYGHLLPAGDELISEIIETALSGGRIRPVMRLVRGDG; encoded by the coding sequence ATGGCATGGATTCAGAAGCGACGCAGGACCGATGGCGGACTCTCGGTGCGCGTCGAATGGCGGATGGGTGGAGGCCGCAGCGGCGTCCGTCAAGACGAAACCTTCAGCGCCGGCACCGACGCGCAAAACCTCGCGCGCGCCGAAGGCTTCAAGAAGATGGTCGAAGCAGCCGGCAGCCGCTGGCCCGATGGCTGGGTCAAGGGCGAGGGGTTCGTCCGATCGCCCGCTGACCACTACGTGCCGCCGCCGTACTTCGCCGAGGTGGCCGAGGAGTACGTCCGCCAGATCGTCGATCTGTCGCCGGGGCAGCGCAAGCGCTACCTGTCGCAGGTGAAGGTCCTAGAGCGCACCGACGTCCGCGGCGCGCGGATCTTTCACCGGCGCGTCGACGCCATCAGCGAGAAGGACATCAAGGCCTGGCTGATCGATTGGGACCGCTCCATCAAGACCAAGGCGAACTACCACGGTCTGCTCTTCGGCATCTTCACCTACGCCAAGGAGGAAGGCCAGGTCGACGTGAACCCGTGCGCGCGCACCGCGCCCAAGCGGTCGCGGATCCGCCAGTCCCAGGCCGACCTGCGCTTCCTGACCGAGGACGAGTTCCGCATCGCAGCCCAGCTCGCCGCCGACGCCCAGGACCTGCTGACCCTCACCGTCGGCACCGGCCTGCGATTCGGGGAGGTCACCGCTTTGTGGTGCAGCGACATCGACCTCGAGCACGGCACCGTCCGGGTCAACAAGGCATGGAAGCGGGACGGCGAGGACGGCGAAACCGAGACGCCCGGATGGCTCAAGAAGCTCGTGCGGCCCAAGCACGCCATGCGCGGACATCACCTCGGCAACCCCAAGACCCCGAAGTCACGCCGCACCGTCACGATCGCACCAGCGCTCGTGGACCTGCTGCGTCCCTTGGTTGAGGGTCGACCGGCGGACGACGTCCTGTTCCTCTCTCCTACCGGACTGGCGATCCACAACAGCGACTTCTACGAGCGCGTGTGGCAGCCACTCCAGCGCGATCTTCAAGCTTCCGGGATCGCGCCGTTCCGCTTCCACGACCTGCGCCACACCCACGTCGCCTGGCTCATCGCCGGCGGCGCACCACTGCCGCACATCCAAGCTCGGCTGGGCCATGAATCGATCACCACCACCATCGACACCTACGGGCACCTGCTGCCCGCAGGCGACGAGCTGATCTCGGAAATCATCGAGACCGCTTTGAGCGGCGGGCGCATCCGGCCGGTGATGCGATTGGTCCGGGGCGACGGGTAG
- the ypfJ gene encoding KPN_02809 family neutral zinc metallopeptidase, which yields MTFNEGARLDTSQVTGGKGGAVIGGGIGGLVLMLLFAFLGGNPLDGGSSSGFDVNQILTGGSNSSSIDVSECQTGADANENDVCRIVGTVNSAQDYWTDALPADINRQYREAQTVIYSGATQSPCGTASNQTGPFYCPSDERVYIDASFFDQLSSQFGADGGNLAQMYVVAHEYGHHVQNILGILARGQDGQTGPQSGGVRIELMADCLAGVWAHHAASTQDEQGTALIQPLTRADIESALSAAAAVGDDHIQETLGGGRVNQDSWTHGSSESRQRWFTTGYESGNLNSCDTFNTNDL from the coding sequence ATGACGTTCAACGAGGGCGCACGCCTCGACACGAGCCAGGTCACCGGCGGCAAGGGCGGCGCCGTGATCGGCGGCGGCATCGGCGGCCTGGTCCTGATGCTGCTGTTCGCGTTCCTCGGGGGCAACCCGCTCGACGGCGGATCGTCGTCGGGCTTCGACGTCAACCAGATCCTCACGGGCGGCAGCAACTCCTCGTCGATCGACGTCAGCGAGTGCCAGACCGGCGCGGACGCGAACGAGAACGACGTCTGCCGCATCGTCGGCACCGTGAACAGCGCCCAGGACTACTGGACCGACGCGCTGCCGGCCGACATCAACCGCCAGTACCGCGAGGCGCAGACCGTGATCTACTCCGGCGCCACGCAGTCGCCGTGCGGCACCGCCTCCAACCAGACCGGCCCGTTCTACTGCCCGTCCGACGAGCGCGTCTACATCGACGCCTCGTTCTTCGACCAGCTGAGCAGCCAGTTCGGCGCCGACGGCGGCAATCTCGCGCAGATGTACGTCGTCGCCCACGAGTACGGCCACCACGTCCAGAACATCCTCGGCATCCTCGCCCGCGGTCAGGACGGCCAGACGGGCCCGCAGAGCGGCGGCGTCCGGATCGAGCTGATGGCCGACTGCCTCGCCGGGGTCTGGGCCCACCACGCGGCCAGCACGCAGGACGAGCAGGGCACGGCGCTCATCCAACCGCTGACCCGGGCCGACATCGAGTCGGCGCTCTCGGCGGCTGCGGCCGTCGGCGACGACCACATCCAGGAGACGCTCGGCGGCGGCCGGGTCAACCAGGACTCGTGGACCCACGGCTCGAGCGAGTCCCGCCAGCGCTGGTTCACGACGGGATACGAGTCCGGCAACCTGAACTCGTGCGACACGTTCAACACGAACGACCTGTGA